The following are encoded together in the Choristoneura fumiferana chromosome 4, NRCan_CFum_1, whole genome shotgun sequence genome:
- the LOC141427615 gene encoding pickpocket protein 28-like produces MHHMPHNNGSTICRSGNNVCMVYALESFADKEGHPGTEVEKCQCYPLCNEVQYGAETLKTKFDFDRYLQAASPTQLAGRIKYTHLEFYHKEPRFVSMRRSELFGLTDFLANCGGLLGLFLGFSFLSLVEIFYFCTLRLGCTFRREIQKADFTSTKIENRF; encoded by the exons ATGCATCATATGCCGC ATAACAATGGCTCAACTATCTGCAGGAGTGGTAACAATGTCTGTATGGTCTACGCATTGG AAAGCTTTGCCGACAAAGAAGGTCACCCTGGTACCGAGGTTGAAAAATGTCAGTGTTACCCGCTGTGTAACGAAGTCCAGTACGGCGCAGAAACTCTCAAGACCAAATTTGACTTTGACAGATATTTGCAGGCAGCGTCTCCTACACAGCTTGCTGGCAG AATCAAGTACACACACTTGGAGTTCTATCATAAGGAGCCCCGGTTCGTGTCGATGCGTCGCTCGGAGCTGTTCGGGCTGACGGACTTCCTGGCCAACTGCGGCGGGCTGCTCGGGCTCTTCCTCGGCTTCTCCTTCCTCAGCCTCGTCGAGATCTTCTACTTCTGCACGCTCAG acTTGGCTGTACTTTTCGAAGAGAGATACAAAAAGCCGACTTCACTTCGACGAAGATTGAAAACCGTTTCTAA